In Chryseobacterium oryzae, the genomic stretch TAGGCTGCTGCGGTAAGATCTTCCTTAACAATAAGATTTTCTGCTTTGTGAAAGAATTTTCTCAGTTCCCTTTCAATCGTTGCACAATTTTCTGCCACACCACAACCAGATCCGTAGAAAAAAATTTTTGTAATAGAATTTCTTACAGAGCATAAGTTAATATTTTTTTCGATCTCCGGAACAATGAGATCTGCAGCAATATTATTGGGATTGAAGCCTATTGTTTCTGTTTTAAGGAAGATTTTATTGAAATCGTCTAAAATAACCCAATCGCACTTGGTGGAGCCTCCATCAACAATCGCAACCATATTCTGTTTTTTTAAGAGGGCTAAATTATGAAATTTATCTTTATTAAACTTTAGAAACAGGGTTCGGAGTAAGTATTTATGATTAAGTTCAGTTTTTAAGCCTGAGTATTGTTGTGATTGAATTGTACAAGCCAGTCGTTGATTTCCTCTTCAAGATAAGAAGCCTGTAAATTGATTGCTTCAAGAAAATCATCGGTAACAGAATTTCCTTCTGAATTCTCTAAATTCCAAATATCATCGGAAATATTTTCGTATTCAGAATACACTCTTCTGAAACGTGAATTTTCTTTCTCGAGAGCCTCAATATTTTTTTGATGAAGCTGAAATTTTCTGTACTTGTTTTGAGATTTCATACAAATATTAGATTATCGGGTTGTGTAAAAATGATATAAACGATTCTCAATCATCCATTACAAGATAGAAAGACCATCAACAGAAAATGTTGAAAATGAATTTTTTATCAGATGTAATTCCTTCGGTTCTGAAAATTAAAATTATAAATTATTTTCATTCAAAAAAAAATTTTAACAAGTTTTTTCACTGTTTAACATATAGTTATAAATTTGCGTATTATAAAAATAAATGAGAGCATTATTATTACGCCACAAACAAGTATTGTTATTTATCATTGCAGGCGGACTGAGTGCTGTAGTAGAAATCGGAAGTTTTAAACTATTCAGTATTTATCTTCCGCACATTATTCTTCAGGAACAGGATTTCCATGGGATTCATTATCCGTTCAGTAATATTCTTTCTACTACATGCGGGATTTTATTCAATTATTTCCTAAGCATCTGGTTTGTTTTTGAAAGAGGGAAGCATTCTAAGAAGAAAGAGTTTGTGTATTTTATGATTGTTTCATTTATTTCAACTCTTTTAAGCCTTACTTTTTTTCAGGTTTTTTACAGTTTTGTATTTAAATCGAACATCAATTTAATTTTTTATACCTTGAGTCCGGAAATGATTAGTAAAATTGCAGCTATTGTACTGGTTTCCATACTTAATTATTCAGTAAAGAAAAAAGTAATATTTAACGGTTGATGGTGAAAAAGATTTTAAATTATCTGTGGAGAGCTTGGCTTATTATTCTCGCATTTTTCCTAACGATTATTCTGGGAATTCCGGTTTACATCTTATCCTATCGAAAAAAAAATTACAAATACGCCTATAAATTCATCCGTCTCTGGTGTATTGGAATGTTTTACGGTATGGGGATGAGATATGAACTCATTAATCTCACCCATAAAAAAGTTGATAAAAACAGGCAGTATGTTGTTATTTCTAACCATACCTCTATAATGGATATTATGCTTCCCTGCATTTTATTTCCCAATCATCCATTATGCTACGTAGGAAAAAAAGAGCTTGAAAAAATCCCTATTTTCGGAACAATTTATAAAAGAATCTGCGTGATGGTAGACCGAAGTAGTGCAAGAAGCCGTGCAGATGTTTACAGAAGATGTGCCGAGAAGATGGAAGAAGGAAACAGCATTGTAATCTTCCCTGAAGGTGGGGTTCCGGATGATACTACTATAGTTTTGGACGATTTTAAGGACGGAGCTTTTACACTTTCCTCAAAGCATAACTCTCCTATTGCAGTTTTCACCTTCATTGGTCTAAAGGAAATGTTTCCGTTCGACAACTCCAAAGGATATCCCGGAAAAGTAAAAGTCTTTTTTAATGATATCCTTGAGCCTACAGAATCTCCCAAAGACCTAAAAACAAAGGCCTTTGAGACGATAAAAAAAACCTTATCAGAACACCGTTAATCAAAGAAAACAATTATATTTGTCCTTTAATTTTAATATATGAGCTCAAATACACAACAGACCAAGTGGTCGCAGTTTCTCTCGCTAATTGTCGTATTTTTTTTCTGGGGTTTTGTTGCAGCAAATAATGATATCCTCATCCCGGTTTTCAAAAAATGGTTTGTGCTTTCGCAGGTTCAGAGCCAGCTTGTAGCGTGGGCATTTTATGTTGCGTATTTTGTAGGATCTGTTATATTTTTCATCATATCTTTAAAAAGTGACATTCTTCAAAAATTTGGCTACAAAAAAACACTTGCCGTAGGATTGTGTCTTTCCGCATTAGGAGCATTCATGTTTGTACCGGCAGCATTGTCTGCAAACTTCTGGTTTTTCTTATCTGCTTTGTTTATCGTAGGTTTAGGCTTTTCTGTTCAGCAGATCGTAGCAAATCCTCTTGCCATTAAGATGGGAAGCCCGGAAACGGGAGCACACCGTTTAACCCTTGCAGGCGGAATCAACT encodes the following:
- a CDS encoding GtrA family protein, with the protein product MRALLLRHKQVLLFIIAGGLSAVVEIGSFKLFSIYLPHIILQEQDFHGIHYPFSNILSTTCGILFNYFLSIWFVFERGKHSKKKEFVYFMIVSFISTLLSLTFFQVFYSFVFKSNINLIFYTLSPEMISKIAAIVLVSILNYSVKKKVIFNG
- a CDS encoding lysophospholipid acyltransferase family protein, which codes for MVKKILNYLWRAWLIILAFFLTIILGIPVYILSYRKKNYKYAYKFIRLWCIGMFYGMGMRYELINLTHKKVDKNRQYVVISNHTSIMDIMLPCILFPNHPLCYVGKKELEKIPIFGTIYKRICVMVDRSSARSRADVYRRCAEKMEEGNSIVIFPEGGVPDDTTIVLDDFKDGAFTLSSKHNSPIAVFTFIGLKEMFPFDNSKGYPGKVKVFFNDILEPTESPKDLKTKAFETIKKTLSEHR